ATCTTCGGGGTGCTCGCGGCCATCGCGGGCCTCACTGATTTCCTCGGCAACCGCCTGGTGAGGGCGCAGCCGCCGGCCTGGCCGCATCTGATCGGCAATGCCGTGGCGCTGATCCTCGCGATCTTCAACACGATGATTCACATGCGCGATGCCTGGACCTCGGTGTGGCCAACCGGGCTCGTGCTTTCTGCGATCACCGTGCTGATCCTGCCCGTCACCGGCTGGCTCGGCTGGGCCATGGTCTATCGCCACGGTGTGGGAGTTGCGCGATGAAGTCCTCGATTGTCCGCGCGCTGTTGTGCTCTTCGTTGCTGTGCCTTGCCGGCTGCAATGACGGCAGCGGCGATCCGAAGGCGCAAATCGGCGCCAATCCGACGCTACCGGACATCCAGCAATATCTGCTGCCGCCGGTCCACATCGCCCGTATCGTCGGCTGGAAGAAGGACGAGACGCCGACCGTCGCGCAGGGTTTGCAGGCCAAGGCGTTCGCGACGGGCTTGCAGCATCCGCGCTTCCTCTACGTGCTGCCCAATGGCGACGTACTGGTGGTGGAGTCCAAGGCGCCGAAGGGGGCTCCGATCAAGCGGCCCAAGGAATTCGTGATGGGGTATATCGAGTCCTGGGCGACATCGGGCGGCGGCGACACCGGGCCGGGTAATCGCATCACGCTGCTGCGTGACAGCAATGGCGACGGCGTGCCGGATACGCAGAGTGTTTTCCTCGACCATCTCAACTCGCCGTTCGGCGTCGCGCTGGTCGGCAACGATCTCTACGTCGCCAACACCGATGCGATCGTCAAATATCCCTACACCGAGGGCGACACCAAGATCACCGCGCCAGGCACGGTGCTGACGCCGCTGCCGGGCGGGCCGATCAATCATCATTGGACCAAGAGCCTGGTCGCGAGCCCCGACGGTTCAAAGCTCTATGCCGGCGTCGGCTCCAACAGCAACATCACCGAGAACGGCATGGAGGCTGAGCACAACCGTGCCGCCATTCTCGAGGTCGACCGCGCTAGCGGCCGCTGGCGCATCTTCGCAAGCGGCCTGCGCAATCCGAATGGCCTCAGCTTCGAGCCGCAGACCGGCGCGCTGTGGACGGTGGTCAACGAGCGCGACGAGCTCGGTCCCGATCTCGTCCCCGATTACATGACGTCGGTGAAGGATGGCGGCTTCTATGGCTGGCCCTACAGCTATTACGGCCAGCACGTCGATCCCCGCGTCAAGCCGGAGCGGCCGGATCTCGTCGCCAAGGCGATCGTGCCGGACTATGCCCTGAGCTCGCATGTCGCCCCGCTCGGGATGGCCTTCTCCACCGGCACCAGCCTGCCGGCCGCCTATCGCAACGGCGCTTTCGTCGGCGAGCACGGCAGCTGGAACAGACAGGTGCTGAACGGCTACAAGGTCGTGTTCGTGCCGTTCGCGGACGGCAAGCCGAACGGGCCGGCGCAGGACGTCGTGACTGGCTTTCTCAATAGCGACAACCAGGCGCGCGGCCGCCCCGTCGGCGTAGCCATCGACAAATCAGGCGCGCTGCTGATCGCCGATGACAGCGGCAACACGGTGTGGCGGGTGACCGCGACCCATCCGCAGCTGACGCAACGTTAAGCGCGTCGGCGCGTTGTCGGGCAGACGGTTTCTGAACGCCAAGGAGTTGGACAATGGGCCTAGCTCAATACGCCATCGTGCCGGTGCAGGACGAATGGGGCGTGCTGCATGACGGCGACGTCAAGAGCAGATACGCCACCAAGGAAGCCGCGTTCGAGTCGGCCGTCGCGGCAGCGTCCCTGGCCTTGCGTGAGGGACACGAAGTCCACGTCAGCGTGCCCGGGCGCGAGGCCGGCGAGAGCGCGCTCGGCAGCTAGAGCACGATGAGATTAGGTTTGTTGCTGCAACGGAGGAGATGCGCTCCCTCTCCCGCATGCGGGGGAGGGCTGGGGTGGGGGTATCTCCGCAAGCGAGAACCCCTGTGTGGAGAGAGCCCTCACCCGGCGCTTCCGCGCCGACCTCTCCCGCAAGCGGGAGAGGTCGGAAAGAGCCCGCGGCCAATCAATTCAACTTAAAGCCATTCCGCTTTAGCTGCGTCGCACGATCAGCCGCCCGCACCGCGCGGGCAGTCGGCGCGTACATTCAAGCAGCCTTTTTGATTCCCCGCGACGGCATGTCGAGCCGGTTCGCGCGCATGGCCGCTGCCGGGAGCGTCCGCGCCTAGATAACATCATGTTAGGTTTATCGCATAACTGGGTAATTGTGTTAGCCCGGCGAAAGCCTATTGTCGCGAC
This genomic stretch from Bradyrhizobium sp. CCGB12 harbors:
- a CDS encoding DUF2231 domain-containing protein, encoding MRSTVQDDVRVRSIAQIAGHPIHPMLVPIPIACFIGALLTDIAYVASAEIMWADFSAWLLLVGVIFGVLAAIAGLTDFLGNRLVRAQPPAWPHLIGNAVALILAIFNTMIHMRDAWTSVWPTGLVLSAITVLILPVTGWLGWAMVYRHGVGVAR
- a CDS encoding sorbosone dehydrogenase family protein, which codes for MKSSIVRALLCSSLLCLAGCNDGSGDPKAQIGANPTLPDIQQYLLPPVHIARIVGWKKDETPTVAQGLQAKAFATGLQHPRFLYVLPNGDVLVVESKAPKGAPIKRPKEFVMGYIESWATSGGGDTGPGNRITLLRDSNGDGVPDTQSVFLDHLNSPFGVALVGNDLYVANTDAIVKYPYTEGDTKITAPGTVLTPLPGGPINHHWTKSLVASPDGSKLYAGVGSNSNITENGMEAEHNRAAILEVDRASGRWRIFASGLRNPNGLSFEPQTGALWTVVNERDELGPDLVPDYMTSVKDGGFYGWPYSYYGQHVDPRVKPERPDLVAKAIVPDYALSSHVAPLGMAFSTGTSLPAAYRNGAFVGEHGSWNRQVLNGYKVVFVPFADGKPNGPAQDVVTGFLNSDNQARGRPVGVAIDKSGALLIADDSGNTVWRVTATHPQLTQR